A window from bacterium encodes these proteins:
- a CDS encoding HAD-IA family hydrolase translates to MRAVSEAAFQVRAVTFDATGTLFHCPELGSIYSEILTRHGAEVSSDRAGELVRTVWREFDCRANAGSAGFLANRFGPGRSEARGWWTDFVARILEYLESPAEPAFAAAELFERFSRPESWEVFPEACEVLTELRARGYLLGVISNWDHRLAGLLDGLELPGFDALAYSAEVGFEKPHPAIFESCLDRLGVPARACLHVGDRILEDCEGARGAGLSALLLDRSRAQSARRASVSDLRRILGRLPRLPPLPHPRP, encoded by the coding sequence ATGCGAGCGGTTTCCGAGGCAGCGTTCCAGGTCAGGGCCGTCACCTTCGATGCGACCGGCACTCTGTTCCACTGTCCCGAGCTCGGCTCCATCTATTCGGAGATCCTGACACGGCACGGTGCCGAGGTGTCGAGTGACCGCGCCGGCGAATTGGTCCGAACCGTCTGGCGGGAGTTCGATTGTCGAGCCAATGCCGGAAGTGCCGGCTTTCTCGCGAATCGATTCGGACCCGGACGGAGCGAAGCCAGGGGTTGGTGGACGGATTTCGTCGCACGGATTCTCGAATACCTGGAAAGCCCGGCTGAGCCGGCTTTCGCCGCTGCCGAGCTCTTCGAGCGCTTCAGCCGGCCGGAATCCTGGGAGGTCTTCCCGGAGGCCTGTGAAGTCCTCACCGAGCTGCGCGCCCGGGGTTATCTGCTGGGGGTCATCAGCAACTGGGATCATCGGCTTGCGGGGCTGCTCGATGGACTCGAGCTACCCGGATTTGACGCGCTCGCATACTCGGCCGAGGTCGGTTTCGAAAAGCCGCATCCGGCAATCTTCGAATCCTGTCTGGACCGCCTTGGTGTGCCTGCTCGAGCCTGTCTTCACGTTGGCGATCGGATTCTCGAGGATTGCGAAGGAGCGCGAGGTGCGGGCCTGAGCGCGCTGCTTCTGGACCGGTCCCGAGCCCAGTCGGCTCGACGCGCCTCGGTGTCGGATCTTCGCCGGATCCTGGGACGGCTTCCGCGGCTGCCCCCACTCCCGCACCCCCGACCGTGA
- a CDS encoding AtpZ/AtpI family protein, which yields MTRSGKSRRPMSMAGMGFELAAAVAGFTFLGLWIDRRFGTEPRALLICAAIGVVGGLYNFVRTARIAAEAADRKARANARAKARAKGSERPDPE from the coding sequence GTGACCAGATCCGGCAAGAGCCGTCGACCGATGTCGATGGCGGGCATGGGCTTCGAGCTGGCCGCGGCGGTCGCGGGGTTCACGTTCCTGGGACTGTGGATCGACCGCCGTTTCGGGACGGAGCCACGGGCGCTCCTGATCTGCGCGGCAATCGGGGTCGTGGGTGGGCTCTACAACTTCGTGCGCACCGCTCGGATCGCGGCCGAGGCCGCGGATCGGAAGGCCCGCGCCAACGCCCGCGCCAAGGCCCGAGCCAAGGGCAGCGAGAGACCCGATCCGGAGTGA
- the atpB gene encoding F0F1 ATP synthase subunit A, which translates to MAGTNPLEHVVQHPIVETELDAGLLTPEGVVTLFSDHIAMTILAGLLLCILLPFAFRRSRKSGEGVDRLMTTGFAGVIEVICQYLRKEVAEPTLGEHTDRFIKYVWSLFFFVLAMNLLGMIPIGAITPLAIGLHIGGTATGNIWVTGTLAVVTLAMVVINGLRLGKVDFLKHFCPGPWWMAPILVPVEIAGWLAKTFALAVRLFANMLAGHLVLAVLLGFILSAGSVSAGAGFGVAIPVILGSVGISLLEIFVAFLQAFIFTFLTTLFIGMSVVFHHDDHEEATAH; encoded by the coding sequence ATGGCTGGTACGAATCCGCTCGAACACGTTGTTCAGCATCCCATCGTCGAGACGGAGCTCGACGCGGGACTCTTGACGCCCGAGGGTGTGGTGACGCTGTTCAGCGACCACATCGCGATGACGATTCTGGCCGGGCTGCTGCTCTGCATTCTTCTACCGTTCGCCTTCCGGCGCTCGCGTAAGTCCGGGGAAGGCGTGGATCGGCTGATGACGACGGGGTTCGCGGGCGTGATCGAGGTGATCTGCCAGTACTTGCGCAAGGAAGTCGCCGAGCCGACCCTGGGCGAGCACACCGATCGTTTCATCAAGTACGTCTGGTCGTTGTTTTTCTTCGTGCTCGCCATGAATCTGCTCGGCATGATTCCGATCGGCGCGATCACGCCGCTGGCCATCGGACTTCACATCGGCGGCACGGCGACGGGAAATATCTGGGTGACCGGCACTCTGGCCGTGGTGACGCTCGCGATGGTTGTCATCAATGGGCTTCGTTTGGGGAAGGTCGATTTTCTGAAGCACTTCTGCCCGGGGCCGTGGTGGATGGCGCCGATTCTGGTTCCCGTCGAGATCGCCGGCTGGCTCGCCAAAACGTTCGCGCTGGCGGTGCGGCTGTTCGCCAATATGCTCGCCGGACACCTGGTGCTGGCGGTTCTTCTCGGTTTCATCTTGAGCGCGGGCTCGGTCAGCGCGGGCGCCGGCTTCGGCGTCGCGATTCCGGTGATTCTGGGTAGTGTCGGCATCAGCCTTCTGGAGATCTTTGTCGCCTTTCTACAGGCGTTCATCTTTACCTTCCTGACGACGTTGTTCATCGGGATGTCGGTCGTCTTTCACCATGACGACCATGAGGAAGCTACAGCTCACTAA
- the atpE gene encoding ATP synthase F0 subunit C, producing the protein MLTTLGAAKLGGAIGAGLVIMGAAAGIGRIGGSAVESMARQPEVAGQIFTPMILTAALIEGATFFALIITMLAVNAK; encoded by the coding sequence ATGTTGACCACTCTGGGTGCGGCCAAGCTGGGCGGCGCGATCGGCGCGGGTCTGGTGATCATGGGCGCCGCAGCGGGTATCGGCCGGATCGGCGGTAGCGCCGTTGAGTCGATGGCGCGTCAACCCGAGGTTGCGGGGCAGATCTTCACGCCGATGATTCTGACCGCAGCATTGATCGAGGGCGCGACCTTCTTTGCTCTGATCATCACGATGCTGGCGGTCAACGCCAAATAA
- the atpF gene encoding F0F1 ATP synthase subunit B has translation MKPQLWLLAIAAAGAATPAFAAGGGEENIFSGNLGNAVWTLLIFGAVLVVLGKYAWGPLLDALQKREQFIHDSLAEAKRDREEAEKRLEEHTSQLNQARAEATELVEEGRRDAKAVKARIEEEAREESQKILDRAKREIELAKQTAIKELYTSSASLATEMASRILRKELSTAEKEKMIARSLDELDQLDPN, from the coding sequence ATGAAACCGCAATTGTGGCTGCTCGCAATCGCAGCCGCCGGGGCAGCGACCCCGGCGTTTGCTGCCGGAGGCGGAGAAGAGAACATTTTCTCCGGCAATCTGGGCAATGCCGTCTGGACCCTCCTCATCTTTGGTGCGGTGCTCGTCGTCCTGGGCAAGTACGCGTGGGGGCCACTGCTCGACGCGCTGCAAAAGCGTGAGCAGTTCATTCACGATTCCCTGGCCGAGGCGAAACGGGATCGCGAAGAGGCCGAGAAACGCCTCGAGGAACACACCAGCCAACTGAACCAGGCCCGGGCCGAAGCTACCGAGCTTGTCGAGGAAGGTCGACGTGACGCCAAGGCGGTTAAGGCGCGGATCGAAGAGGAAGCCCGGGAAGAGTCCCAGAAGATACTCGATCGCGCCAAGCGCGAGATCGAGCTCGCCAAGCAGACCGCGATCAAAGAGCTCTATACCTCGAGCGCCAGCCTGGCAACCGAAATGGCCTCGCGCATTCTGCGCAAGGAGCTTTCGACGGCCGAGAAAGAGAAGATGATCGCACGCTCTCTCGACGAGCTCGATCAACTCGACCCCAACTGA
- the atpH gene encoding ATP synthase F1 subunit delta: MSGGFDERELAVARLYAGATLQLAETAGASESVLEELTGLGELLDRDPRFELALSSPLVDVDVKRELLETAFRNQASDLVVNSLQVMGRKGRLSLLRAYIEGYRQEFEAMRGITEVDIIVAEPLSPAQRKRAQQVAEKWTGGQVRLVELQDPEVIGGMVFRAGDRKLDRSVARELDAMAGRLFERASEQIQSLDSIVD; this comes from the coding sequence ATGTCCGGCGGCTTCGACGAACGCGAACTGGCGGTGGCTCGGCTCTATGCCGGAGCTACGCTCCAGCTGGCCGAAACGGCCGGTGCGTCGGAGTCCGTGCTCGAGGAGTTGACCGGGCTCGGTGAGCTCCTGGATCGGGACCCGAGGTTCGAGCTCGCCCTGTCGTCGCCCCTGGTGGACGTCGATGTGAAGCGTGAGCTGCTCGAAACCGCCTTTCGAAATCAGGCCAGCGACCTGGTTGTGAACTCGCTCCAGGTGATGGGCCGCAAGGGCCGGCTGAGTCTGCTGCGCGCCTATATCGAAGGCTACCGGCAAGAATTCGAGGCCATGCGGGGCATCACCGAGGTCGACATCATCGTGGCCGAGCCGCTGTCGCCGGCGCAGAGAAAGCGAGCGCAGCAGGTGGCCGAGAAGTGGACCGGTGGCCAAGTTCGGTTGGTCGAGCTCCAAGACCCCGAGGTCATTGGCGGCATGGTCTTCAGGGCCGGCGATCGAAAGCTCGACCGCAGTGTTGCCCGCGAGCTCGACGCCATGGCGGGACGCCTGTTCGAACGCGCCTCGGAGCAGATTCAGAGCCTGGATTCCATCGTGGACTAG
- a CDS encoding F0F1 ATP synthase subunit alpha, with the protein MKFNVDEIASVLTEEIQNYQSAVDLNEVGRVLEIGDGIARVYGLSNAMAGEQLEFSNGQFGQVFNLEESSVGVVIFGNYLDIKEGDEVRRTGNLLSIPCGESLIGRVVDPLGRPLDGKGDIDTPDRRPLEHKAPGIAGRQPVDEPLQTGIKAVDSMIPIGRGQRELIIGDRKTGKTAIAIDTILNQKNSGIVCIYVAIGLKESTVVGIVDKLAEHGALDYTIVVSAGSSDPAPLQYIAPYAGAAMAEYFMYTEGRHTLVVYDDLSKQAQAYRQLSLLLRRPPGREAYPGDVFYLHSRLLERAVKLRNEYAIVPKDTPEDSIDRSLARVHPQGLEAPEDVRPDEVSGIYHRGEGLERAEAWLETLDDKDELRIHKFRDSGGSMTALPIIETLEGEVSAYIPTNVISITDGQIYLEPDLFFAGVRPAVNVGISVSRVGGNAQIKAMKKIASTLRLDLASFRELEAFAQLGTELDAATQRQLDRGERMVELLKQPQYRPYSVEDQVLSVFAGSKGLLDDLPVDQVGEFESKLLKHIRNEFPEVVEEIGETSVISDELGENITGLMRNFKNQFAG; encoded by the coding sequence ATGAAATTCAACGTGGACGAGATCGCCTCGGTTCTGACCGAGGAGATCCAGAACTATCAAAGCGCGGTGGACCTCAACGAAGTGGGTCGCGTGCTCGAAATCGGTGACGGAATCGCCCGCGTCTATGGCCTGTCGAACGCCATGGCCGGCGAGCAGCTCGAGTTCTCGAACGGCCAGTTCGGCCAGGTGTTCAACCTGGAAGAGAGCTCGGTGGGTGTGGTCATCTTCGGCAACTATCTCGACATCAAGGAGGGCGACGAGGTCCGGCGAACCGGGAATCTCCTGAGTATTCCTTGCGGCGAGTCGCTGATCGGTCGGGTGGTCGACCCGCTCGGCCGCCCGCTCGACGGCAAGGGCGATATCGACACTCCGGATCGAAGGCCGCTCGAGCACAAGGCGCCCGGCATCGCCGGCCGCCAGCCGGTGGACGAGCCCCTTCAGACCGGCATCAAGGCGGTCGATTCGATGATCCCGATCGGCCGCGGTCAGCGCGAGCTCATCATCGGCGATCGCAAGACGGGCAAGACCGCAATTGCGATCGACACGATCCTCAACCAGAAGAACAGCGGCATCGTCTGTATCTATGTCGCGATCGGCTTGAAGGAATCGACCGTGGTCGGCATCGTCGACAAGCTTGCGGAGCATGGCGCACTCGACTACACCATCGTGGTGTCGGCGGGGTCTTCGGACCCGGCGCCGCTTCAGTACATCGCTCCGTACGCGGGAGCGGCGATGGCCGAGTACTTCATGTACACCGAGGGCCGCCACACCCTCGTCGTCTACGACGATCTTTCCAAGCAGGCCCAGGCCTATCGCCAGCTGTCTCTGTTGCTGCGCCGGCCACCCGGCCGGGAGGCCTATCCCGGAGACGTTTTCTATCTTCATTCGCGGCTGCTCGAGCGCGCGGTCAAGCTGCGCAACGAGTATGCGATCGTCCCCAAGGACACTCCCGAGGACTCGATCGACCGTTCGCTCGCCCGGGTCCACCCGCAGGGCCTCGAGGCGCCCGAAGATGTCCGGCCGGACGAAGTCTCGGGGATCTACCATCGCGGTGAGGGTTTGGAGCGTGCCGAGGCCTGGCTCGAGACACTCGACGACAAGGACGAGCTCCGGATCCACAAGTTTCGGGACAGCGGCGGCTCGATGACCGCGTTGCCGATCATCGAGACGCTCGAGGGCGAGGTTTCGGCCTATATCCCGACCAATGTCATCTCGATCACCGACGGCCAGATCTATCTCGAGCCGGATCTCTTCTTCGCCGGCGTTCGACCGGCGGTCAACGTCGGAATCTCGGTTTCCCGCGTAGGCGGTAACGCCCAGATCAAGGCGATGAAGAAGATCGCCTCGACGCTACGTTTGGACCTCGCGTCGTTTCGGGAGCTCGAGGCTTTCGCTCAGCTCGGCACCGAGCTCGACGCGGCGACCCAGCGCCAGCTCGACCGGGGGGAACGTATGGTCGAGCTCCTGAAGCAGCCTCAGTATCGACCCTACTCGGTCGAGGATCAGGTTCTGAGCGTCTTCGCGGGTTCGAAGGGCTTGTTGGATGACCTACCGGTCGACCAGGTTGGCGAGTTCGAGTCCAAGCTGCTCAAGCACATCCGAAACGAGTTCCCCGAAGTGGTTGAGGAGATCGGCGAAACCAGCGTCATTTCCGACGAGCTCGGCGAGAACATCACCGGGTTGATGCGCAACTTCAAGAACCAATTCGCGGGCTAG
- the atpG gene encoding ATP synthase F1 subunit gamma, protein MANRRVLVKRRKAARNIRKITRTMQLIATARFQSVHNAAVAGRPYTDKLAELVEKLARAAEGVDHPLMQVPTESRRHTLLVLSSNRGLCGGYNANVLRTALHFLEESRQAGSETEVHMIGKKGASYFRFLGQAVAREVADISDSPRFDEVEPLASELMSRFIAGEIDSVSIAYMKFVSVGKQVPRVEQVLPLERGVSETGGEIPVGSKKREVEYEFSPNAAEILAELLPATVRVRFFQMFMDAAVSEQIARMVAMKAATDAAGEMIKNLTQQYNRARQTQITMELLDIVGGANALA, encoded by the coding sequence ATGGCGAATCGCAGAGTACTGGTCAAGCGCCGCAAGGCAGCGCGCAACATCCGCAAGATCACGCGGACGATGCAGCTGATTGCGACGGCTCGCTTTCAGTCGGTGCATAACGCGGCCGTGGCCGGCCGGCCCTATACGGACAAGCTGGCCGAGCTGGTCGAGAAGCTGGCGCGAGCGGCCGAGGGCGTGGACCACCCGCTGATGCAAGTGCCGACCGAGAGCAGGCGACACACGCTGCTTGTGCTTTCGAGCAACCGGGGCCTCTGCGGCGGGTACAACGCCAATGTGCTGCGCACGGCGCTTCACTTTCTCGAGGAGAGCAGGCAGGCGGGGAGCGAGACCGAGGTCCACATGATCGGTAAGAAGGGTGCTTCCTACTTTCGGTTCCTGGGGCAGGCCGTTGCCCGCGAGGTTGCCGATATCTCCGATTCGCCGCGCTTTGATGAGGTCGAGCCTTTGGCGAGCGAGCTGATGAGCCGATTTATCGCCGGCGAGATCGATTCGGTTTCGATCGCCTACATGAAGTTCGTCTCCGTCGGCAAGCAGGTGCCGAGGGTCGAGCAGGTTCTGCCGCTCGAGCGTGGCGTTTCCGAGACCGGCGGCGAGATCCCGGTCGGTTCCAAAAAGCGCGAGGTCGAGTACGAGTTTTCCCCGAATGCAGCCGAGATCCTTGCCGAGCTCCTGCCGGCGACGGTTCGGGTGCGCTTCTTTCAGATGTTCATGGACGCGGCCGTGAGCGAGCAGATCGCGCGCATGGTCGCCATGAAGGCCGCGACCGACGCCGCGGGCGAGATGATCAAGAACCTTACCCAGCAGTACAACCGTGCGCGGCAAACGCAGATCACGATGGAGCTGCTGGACATTGTCGGTGGAGCCAACGCGCTCGCCTGA
- the atpD gene encoding F0F1 ATP synthase subunit beta, whose product MTEGSYGEVTQVIGSVLDARFPEENLPEIYNALRLEVQRSVMGDEEPEMLWCEVAQHLGGGRIRAVALDSTDGVKRGSKILDTGSPIKVPVGEQTLGRVFNLVGDPIDDRGPIEITERLPIHREPPELDDLSSKTELFETGIKVMDLLCPLVRGGKAGLFGGAGVGKTVIIQELIARLARFHSGYSCFAGVGERTREGNDLWLEMQEAQIGDTGKSVIDQTVMVFGQMNEPPGARLRVALSALTMAEHFRDQTGVDTLLFIDNIFRFSQAGSEVSALLGRMPSAVGYQPTLGTEMGELQERITSTKQGAVTSIQAIYVPADDYTDPAPATAFTHLDSTVNLERSISEKGIYPAVDPLASSSRIVAPEFLGERHYRVARRVQQILQRYKDLQDIIAILGVDELSEDDKLIVRRARKIERFLSQAFFVAEQFIGIPGAYVSREDTIRSFEELCDGKWDHLPDQAFMYVGTIEDAAARAEELAKEA is encoded by the coding sequence ATGACGGAAGGCAGTTACGGCGAAGTCACACAGGTCATCGGGTCGGTTCTCGATGCCCGTTTTCCGGAAGAGAACCTGCCGGAGATCTACAACGCTCTGCGCCTCGAGGTCCAGCGCTCGGTCATGGGCGACGAAGAGCCCGAGATGCTGTGGTGCGAAGTCGCTCAGCACCTCGGTGGTGGCAGGATTCGGGCGGTGGCGCTCGACTCGACCGATGGCGTCAAGCGGGGATCCAAGATTCTCGATACAGGGAGCCCGATCAAGGTTCCGGTGGGCGAGCAGACCTTGGGAAGGGTCTTCAATCTGGTCGGTGATCCCATCGACGATCGGGGACCGATCGAGATCACCGAGAGATTGCCGATTCATCGCGAGCCTCCCGAGCTCGACGATCTGTCTTCCAAGACCGAGCTCTTCGAGACCGGCATCAAGGTCATGGATCTGCTGTGTCCACTGGTTCGGGGTGGCAAGGCGGGCCTGTTCGGCGGCGCCGGTGTCGGCAAGACGGTCATCATCCAGGAGCTGATCGCCCGCCTGGCACGTTTCCATAGCGGTTATTCGTGTTTTGCCGGAGTCGGAGAGCGCACCCGCGAGGGTAACGACCTCTGGCTCGAGATGCAGGAAGCCCAGATCGGTGACACCGGCAAGAGCGTCATCGACCAGACGGTGATGGTCTTCGGCCAGATGAACGAACCCCCGGGCGCGCGTCTGCGCGTGGCGCTGTCGGCGCTGACCATGGCCGAGCACTTCCGCGACCAGACCGGTGTCGACACGCTCCTCTTCATTGACAACATCTTCCGGTTCTCGCAGGCCGGCTCCGAGGTCTCGGCGCTTCTCGGCCGCATGCCCTCGGCGGTCGGCTACCAGCCGACCCTGGGCACCGAGATGGGTGAGCTCCAGGAGCGCATCACCTCGACCAAGCAGGGGGCCGTGACCTCGATTCAGGCGATCTACGTTCCCGCGGACGACTACACCGATCCGGCCCCCGCGACGGCATTCACCCACCTCGACTCGACCGTGAACCTCGAACGGAGTATCTCCGAGAAGGGCATCTACCCCGCGGTCGATCCGCTGGCCTCATCGAGCCGAATCGTCGCCCCGGAGTTTCTGGGCGAGCGGCACTATCGGGTGGCTCGTCGGGTCCAGCAGATTCTGCAGCGCTACAAGGACCTCCAGGACATTATCGCGATTCTCGGTGTCGACGAGCTGTCCGAGGACGACAAGCTCATCGTTCGGCGCGCCCGCAAGATCGAGCGCTTTCTCTCGCAAGCGTTCTTTGTCGCCGAACAGTTCATCGGTATTCCGGGCGCGTACGTTTCTCGCGAGGACACGATTCGCTCGTTCGAGGAGCTCTGCGACGGTAAGTGGGATCATCTTCCCGATCAAGCATTCATGTATGTCGGTACGATCGAGGATGCCGCGGCGCGAGCCGAGGAGCTGGCGAAGGAAGCCTAG
- the atpC gene encoding ATP synthase F1 subunit epsilon encodes MADSKTFPDAKTFRCSVVTPEKVVLECDASFVALPAHDGEIGLLRRRAPLVCKLAIGKLRVETETGLRVFYVDGGFAEMAGNELTVPTEDARPAEELDPSEIGGLLKEARAMEARDPVARLEREKAIERARMQLRVATQR; translated from the coding sequence ATGGCCGATTCGAAGACCTTTCCCGACGCGAAGACTTTCCGGTGCTCGGTGGTGACGCCGGAGAAGGTCGTGCTCGAGTGCGACGCGAGCTTCGTTGCGCTGCCGGCTCACGACGGTGAGATCGGTCTGCTCCGAAGGCGCGCGCCGCTCGTGTGCAAGCTGGCGATCGGCAAGCTTCGGGTGGAGACCGAAACCGGTCTGAGGGTCTTCTACGTCGACGGCGGCTTCGCCGAGATGGCCGGCAACGAGTTGACGGTGCCGACCGAGGACGCCCGCCCGGCGGAGGAGCTCGATCCGAGCGAGATCGGAGGGCTTCTCAAGGAAGCGCGCGCGATGGAAGCCCGCGATCCGGTCGCCAGGCTCGAGCGTGAAAAGGCGATCGAGAGAGCCCGGATGCAGCTTCGAGTCGCAACTCAGCGGTAG
- a CDS encoding RDD family protein, with protein sequence MKRSARGAHNTPIDLPLDPASRASRVPAIEQSQPELPLEPATDPSASPEPLADSEAQRPAARAVTGGRRLAAGVVDLAVHLGAFATAVAGSWWLGVPPSRLSLLPLLLLIACFSFVYHVLPLTFWGHTPGMASVGLVARTTDGGPLTIDQAVRRWLGALLNVASLGLIFFFSQERSLSDRLSRSEIRGHNT encoded by the coding sequence ATGAAACGGTCGGCGCGCGGAGCGCACAACACGCCGATCGACCTGCCTCTCGACCCGGCGTCAAGGGCTTCGAGGGTGCCGGCGATCGAGCAGTCGCAGCCCGAGCTGCCACTCGAGCCCGCCACGGATCCGTCCGCCAGCCCCGAACCGCTCGCTGACTCCGAGGCACAACGGCCGGCAGCCAGAGCCGTCACCGGCGGCCGGCGATTGGCGGCAGGAGTCGTGGACCTCGCCGTGCACCTGGGCGCTTTCGCCACCGCCGTCGCCGGAAGCTGGTGGCTGGGGGTTCCTCCGAGCCGCTTGTCGTTGCTGCCACTGCTGCTCCTGATCGCCTGCTTTTCTTTCGTCTACCACGTTCTGCCGCTCACCTTCTGGGGACACACTCCGGGAATGGCGAGCGTCGGTCTCGTAGCCCGGACTACGGACGGCGGACCTCTCACGATCGACCAGGCCGTTCGGCGCTGGCTGGGCGCGTTGTTGAACGTTGCCAGTCTGGGATTGATCTTCTTCTTCAGCCAAGAGCGTTCGCTTTCCGACCGCCTCAGCAGATCGGAAATCCGGGGACACAATACGTAA